The Nostoc sp. KVJ3 sequence ACTCGTGTATGCCATCCAATTACTTTTGAAAGATATGGTCAAGATGCAGCTAAGGATCGTAATTATGTGAATGATTGTTATGAATTAGTTCATCATCAAATGCAAGAAGAGTTAAATCAATTGGTTATAGATACTCAAAAATATCCCTAAAATCAAAACAATGGAAAAAAACTCGTAGAAAAATATTTAATCCCTTTATTTTCTCAATTTGCATTGTTATAGTTAAAAATAACGGCTAACATATCAACTAGGGCGATAATGATTGATTTTGAACCTTGGGACAGATTGTTGCGTCAGTATGTTGACCAGCAGGGTCGTGTAGACTATGTAGCTTGGAAAAAAGAGCAACCCCAAGCAATTGCAGATTGGTTAGCCAGCCAAAAAAAATCTGGCTTTGAAATCTAATAGTAATAATCTCGAACAATTGGCATTGTGGATCAACCTTTACAATGCGTTCACCATTTCGAGAATTTTGGAGAGATACCGATAGAATCGATTCGTCCGCGAATTTTAGGGATTCCCAACTGGCTAGCTTTTTTGTGGTTCTTCCAACGTCGCGCTTATTATATGTTTGGGGAAAGTTATAGTTTAGCTAAAATTGAGAACTCTATTCTACGGGACAAATTGCAGGAGCCACGAATTCATTTTGCGATAGTCTGTGCTTCGGTTGGTTGTCCTTTACTACGTTCGGGAGCCTACTTTGGGTCGCAAG is a genomic window containing:
- a CDS encoding DUF547 domain-containing protein, coding for MDQPLQCVHHFENFGEIPIESIRPRILGIPNWLAFLWFFQRRAYYMFGESYSLAKIENSILRDKLQEPRIHFAIVCASVGCPLLRSGAYFGSQVSQQLDEDALRFINNPEKVRYDIQSKTLYCNKILKWYRQDFLKVAPSVPEYIRSYLKTDYPLNASTRISYLHYDWSLNQRIS